The region ATATAATAAAAGTTTTCAGTATAGTGAAAACTTTTTCAATTTTTAGCAAAAGTTTTCAGTAGAGATTGAAAAACGTCTTTTTTAGAGCAAAAGTGGCAATTTGGGAACACGCTTTATCCTATTTTCATAGATTCTTCTCACGGCAATCAAAAAGCGGAACCCCAACTGGAGTTCCGCCCCTTACCACAACACATTTATTAGAATTTATTTCGTTTCTGCCTTCAATCGGTCATCCGATTGCAACAGCGAACGCATCTTAAAGGTTCCGAAAGTTCCCGCACGGCAATCCAACGCGATGCACTCACTTGGATTATCTCGAGCCATTCTTTCGACATCTTCGGCAAAGGCGCGAATCGCCAAAATAATTTCATCAACAGAACCGGCACGTATGCAATCCGCAGTCCAGCTCTGCTCTACGACATCATTTTCCGCAATCACTTTTCGGGCGTTCAAGCAGCCCCCTTTGCACTTGCCTTATACACCAGAGACTTTGCGAGAAGCCTCAGCTGAGTCAACGGATGCTCCGGGTAGAGCTCATCATAGAACGGGTCCTCATGAACAGGTTCTCGTTGATACGAGTTTCCTCGTTCCACACCCGAGACAAATAAGCGAGCCATTCTTCGCCCTTGCCCCATATACAAATCCAGAAAGTAGTAAACGCCGTTTTCCAATTGATCCCTCGTGATGTAATAGCGGCAAAGGACGCCATTTAGTTCCACATCACGAAAATCTACTATGCAAGAGACCTCACTTTCCAAAGACCGGAGCCAACAGGTTCCATCCGAGGAACGGACTTCCGGCAGGAAATCCTTTCGAGATACTTTGCGCAGCATCGCAAGGACTATCGACCCAGACGATTCCCGCACGAAATAGACCTTTTTCTCAGGATCAGCCTCTTTTTCGACCTTCCGATATTCGGAGGGAAAGCATTTTTCCATCAATCTCAACGACATTGCCACCTCCCTAAAAAATCCTTGTGCGGAGAAGAGCCGCTACACGGTCAAGGAAATTCATTTTTCTTGCCGGAGCAGGATTACGCGAAAGATCCAAACCATAGTTCGACGCCTTCGCAAAGCCAACGCAAAATGCCTGATGTTCACGGAAGTGATTCGGCACGCAGTAGCACACAAGGCATTCTCCAGAATCCGTAACAAAGCCACTCTCGAAACAAAATTTTCCATCGCTAAAGCGATGCATTCCAATGCCATTCAGAGCCCTCTCGTAGGACGCCGCAACGCGACTAAACGCCTGCTGAACAGACACAATATTGCGTTCGCTGGACTGCATAATCAGGCACTTGAGTTTGGTGAGTTCGTTCTTAATAAATATGTCTTGATGAAGTTTCATATAAATTCTCCATATTTAAAGGTTAATGTCAGTTAAACTGGGTCTATTGGGATGCGAAACCCCAATAGACCGAAGATTTATTCAAACTTTATCTGCTTATAGCCAATCGACAATCTTGTTGGATTACGCCGATTATAGCCAACACAGCAACTTACACAACAACTTGCATGCGACCAGGTTCCCATTTTTTACTCCTCAAAAAGGACAATAAAAACCAGCTTCAAACGAGCGATTATCATTTTCTTCCTCGTCCACATAGCCGTCTTCTTTAAACTGTTCTTGTTCCGCCTCGGCAATCCAGGCGTCTACAAACTGCTGAAAAGATTCTTCCTTTTCATTCATTGGTAACCTCTTTGGTTGATTGTTAGTTTTTTTTTGTTAAACTTATCCGGTTTGATACTTTTACATATTCCTACTCCTCCTTGTTAAGGTTAATACAACAGTCTAGAGACGCCAAGAGCACCTGGCATCGTCCAAATCCCACAAATTCCGAGAAAAAACACGCGTCACATGGCATGACGACGAGAAAGCACATTTGTTTTGTTATCATACAGCTCCTAACTTGCGTGGACTAACAAGTTAAACGTACAACAAGAAAAAAATTCTTGCCTTTTTTTACGTTCTCTAGAGGAGCCTTGAATTCTCGGTTTTCACCGATACTTCATTTTTAACCTATCATTACGATTTTGTCCACTCGACTAGAAATATGTCACTATACAATATAGCACAAAAAAACTCGAAAAGCAAGGGATAACAGTTTTTTTTGAAATTTTCTATCAACACTCTATCAACAGACGGGTTTTACTTAATCCTATCGCCGCAGAATTCCTGGCGACCGCATTTTTTGCAGTGCGAACCCATCCATAGCGTATCGAACTGTTCTATAGCAGGCTCAACAAGAGCAGGGTCATTCGTGAGAATTCCCGCCTCAAAGTTTCGGCGCAGGGAACTTTTCATGCCGATTCCCGCACCAGTCAAGTTCGCGGACCCGATGTAAGCCGTTTCGAGATCAAAAATCATCATCTTGAAATGCACACGCGGGCACATCACGCGTTCCAAATCCGTCACCAGAATCGGAAATCGGTCAAAGTCCTCGCGAAAATTCGGGCCAGGCTCCTTCGCATGAATCAGGCGCACGCCCACCCCGCGCTTCAAAAGTGCGGCCAACTGTCCCAGTAACGGAATTGTCTCACCATCCTGTTTCACATACACATCCTTGATATCGGCTGTACCAATCCACAAATTATTGCGGACCGACATAATTCGCGAAATCACTTCGGAGTAATGTTCTTCGTTCTGGATGTACTTGGTGAAAATGGGCATGGATGGAAATATCGCTTTGTTTATCTTTCCTATTTTCTCTCCGCTCTTGCAGCTTTGATTTCGGCTTCAATTTCTTCTTCGCTCATGCCTGCCGAGCCGTTCTTCAAGGCTTCTTCATTGAGCGCATGTAATGCAGACATAAGAGTGGACGCAGAATAAGAAACAGCGACATCATTTACAACCATTTGCGACTGAACGGGATTTATCAAATCCAGAAAATTTCGAGCACTTATAGCAAAAGGAACGTTAGGAAAATGCTTTATATTACCCGTAACGATATAAGCATTTTTATCACGATGAGCGAAAGCTACATCATAAAAGATTCTGTCATCAGCATCCGGCAAAGTAAAGTCCGTTGGTGCGACAGGCTCGTTTATAGCATACTTCAAAATTTCATCCACAAAGTGTTGACCGTATGAAGCATTCCACCTGAATTTAGAACGGCTCATCACTTCACAATATTCTTCAACAATATTTTCATCAACAATCGGTGTAAAAAGGTGTTTCGAGATACCTTGAAAAACCGCATAAGGAACTGATTGCAGACGATCTTTCGCAAGGGCTGCAGAAACCAATATGTTTGTATCAACGACTGCGTAATACACGTTTTTTCCTCTCCGCTCTTGCAGCTTTGATTTCCTCTTCAATTTCTGCTTCGCTCATCCCTGCAGAGCCGTTTTTCAATGCATCATCATTGAGCGCACGTAATGCCGACATAAGTCCAGAAGATTCACTCATCGTAGGATGTTCGGACACCTTAAACGGCAACCCTCTTTCAATTACCGCACGTTTGAAAAAAATGCGAACAGCCGTAGGAATGTCCATTCCTAGACTTTCAAACAAGTCGGAGACCTCGTCTTTCAACTTATCATCCACACGTATTTGCAATATTGATGTCGCCATACAGACCTCAAACGATATACAACTACTAAATATAGTATAAACACATTACAAAAGCAATATGTTTGTATATTTATTAGAAAAAGCCGTTCAGGAAGCATCTTTTTTGCTCGGACTTAAGCTTTTTTTCTTGTTTTTGGTGGATTCGCCAAAGATTCCAATTGTTCCAGAATTATGCCCAGCAAAGCCTCTCTACTATTAAGTGTCTTTTGCAACCCAGCGAGTCCACTTTCTGCAAGGCTGATTTCCTGCTCAATATCACTTGTTGCTATATCACGAATCGTCATTTTTTCAAAATATCTATTTTGATGTACTATAGATCCTTCTGGCATATAATGGCTTTCACCAATTAGCAAAAGCTTTTTATGCTTCGAAGATTCATAGTTTTCACCAACAAATGGGGTCATGCACCCGTGAGATTGATAAAACGGGATAGACGACAATAAATCATCATAAGAGGCTTTTGACATAGGCTTTTTCACAACATACAAAGCTTAAACAAATTATCTCAACCACTTTTCCTTAAGCCATGCGCAAAAGAAGTCCCGCGACGTCATACCACGAGCCTTATCATATTTTGACATGGTTTGGTTCCAATGGGCGCTAGACGGATGATTCGTATAGATATAATCAACGATTCCGTGGGATTTTGTCCAATCCCAAAGATTTCCACCGAAATACTTCGGGAAATCAAAACCTTCCGCCTGCTTGCAGACACGAGAACTCAAGAACACAAACATGTCCGGCTTCAGAATTTCTAGGACCTTGACGAAATTGCGAATAGCTTGTTCGCAATCAATTTCCTTACCGCCATAAGCGTTCCACAAATCCTCGATTCCTGTCGTACAATCCGCCGGACGCAAAAAATAATTGAGAAAAGCCACCTGATGCCAGCCATTGCCCCCGCTCGGCAGCACCAGATTCAAGCAACGGTCAATCTCTTTTCCGAAACGACCACTCTTACCCTCGCGAGTTCCACGAGTGTTGCACCAATCGCGCTCATCGTCCGTAAGCGACGGAGTACCATACCACGAATCCGCATCGTGATGCACCGTAGCACCATCGGGCAAGTAAAAGCTCTCGCCCACAAGCAAAAGCTTTTTATGCTTCGGAGATTCGTAAGCATCCCCCACAAACGGCATCATATACGGATGCGATCTGTAGAAGGGGATAGAAAGAAAGCGGGAATCGTAAGCGGAATTAGACATGTAAACTCCAATTACAGAGCCGGTTCGTGGCCACCTTTCGACGGACTTTTAACGCAACGAGCATTCACCATAGCAAATATCGTCGGGAATTGCAGCCCGCAATACTTGCAAGTGTACTTGGACTTTTCGGAGCCTTCATACAGCACATGATTCGCACCACCCCCCTGTTTTGCACAGCGGGCATGCACCAATGCAAAAACCGAAGGGAAACCGATTCCGCAATATTTACAATAGAATTTTGTGGACATAAATATCAATCTATTTCCAAGGAAAAATACTTGATTTCTTTTTTTTATGTAACAATCCACCAAAAGTTCCTGCAACTGCTAAAACAACCGAGCCTGCAACACAAGCCACTTTTAACAAGAATTCTTTATTGTCAGAATCAATTTCTTTCATCATACGAAGAATTTCTGCATACTTTTCAACGATCCATTTTTTTTCTTCAAATTTCAAATTATCATTCAAAAGCATTTCTTGCAGATTATCTAACGTCTTGTTACAAGCATCATACACTTTCTGCGTACTATCAGCATTTTGCTTTGTAAGATTAAATAGAGTTTCACGAAGTCCATTGGCCATACTTAACATCGTAATGCTAAACTCTGGTATTTGCTCAATAGCATTCTTTGCAATATCAGGAGGCACATCCTTTAACGAATCCGCAAATTGAGAAAATTTATCTATCGCATTGTCGTTTGTAACCTCTCGCAAAGTAGGGAGAACCGATTTATTATCAACATCTTGATTGGGCATATTAAGATTCCTAGTTTCCGTTCATATTTTAAGTGAATTCATTCGTAATCGCAATCAGCAGTCTTTTCAAGTCAATTCCTACATCAGAGAATTGATTTTCTTTCGTAATTTCTCCCATTATTGGATAGATTGCTGTACCATTAGTTTCTAGATCTATTGATTTTAACTCATCTCCATTATGATAGTAAAACTTATCCGAAGTCAAAGCAAAGAATTCCTTACCGAAAATGGTATCATCATAATGCACCAAAATTTCACTCGGCAGTATATGATTCTTTTTTGAGAATTCCACCAATCTTGATTTAAATACATCAATATTACTGACACCTTTTATAAACAAATCCCTACTTATTCTTTTCCCCAAATATTGGAAAGAATAACAAAGAACAAGCATTTTCTTCCAGTCATTTTTATATATGGAATCTCTAATAATTTTTGCCCTAAGGTTACCATTTAAGGTATTTAGATACTTTATTTTTATATCGGCAGACACTTTTTTCACCCAACACAAAAACGACTCTAATTGAATGTCGCCCTTAACAGATTCACTTAACAAAGTCTCTTTTAATTTGCTCCACACTCCAACCACTCGATTTCCAGGGTTAACATATTCACCCCAAGCAAACAGCATCGAATCAACATGCAAATCTTTTTGGAAATTTTTTATATGTCTATTGATTTCTTTGATTACACTTGTTAAACTTTCATTTGCTTCACCCACAACACTTTGTGTCAATTCTCCAAAAGGAAGATTTGCCCAATTTGAAAGAAGTTTCAACGCGAACGCCCCAATAACAGCGACTTTTGGAGGAGCAAACGATTTCAATACAGACTCGGCCATAGAATCATTGATTTTATCAAAGTTAGGATTATCAATCTTTGCGACATTCCTTATAACTGCATCAACATGAGATTCCCAAGCACCCATTTTTTGCAACACTAGATAAATTAGATAGTTAGCAGAAATAGCCTTAAAAACATCTTCTTTTCCAAATTGAAAACAAGGAATCGCAGACTGTCCTATTTTAGGTTTTGCCACACTACGAGCTTCAACTACATCATACAAACCATTAAACTTGGACAGACCTTCTGACAGAATTCTATGATATTCTTGCTTTGTTTCCGCAGTACCACAATCAGCTTGATTCAAAACAATTATCACATGTTCATTTTTTTTCAACAAATCAGAAATAAACTGAATCTCAAAATTCTGAATACGCGATTTTGAATAACTAATGCAGTAGATTATAGCATGAATCTGTGTTTCGAAGGAACTCTTTAAGGAATCAATCTTGTCAAAAATAGTCTTTTCCCATTTTTCAATTCGCTTATTTTCCAATCCCCAGCTATCATATATAGTAATATCAAGAGACTCCCTACTTATGGTCTTTTTAGCAAATTCCCCTTCTGGAGTTATAGGAGTTCCCGCACCTGCAGCAAGTTCGTTTTTCCCATCCAAACCAAACAAATAGTTTATAAGAGAACTTTTACCAACACCAGTTTGACCAAGAATCATTGCATTCAAGGCTGTTTTTGCTTTATTTTCTAAATATATCATACATATCCTTTTTTCATACTCAAGTAGAAAGCAGAGAACATTCAAAAAAAACAGGGGAATTTTTAGCAATTCCCCAGTTAAATCATTTGTTTACTTGTTCAATTTAGACGAAAGAATCTGGTTTACCAAATTCATAAAATCGGAGTTAAAGAAATCATTGATATCAACATAGTAGTCAGATTCACCGTTTATCGCCTTTTCACACTGCTTATAAGCAAATACTGACGTTGCTTCGCCTATTGCCGCGGTAAAGGCAGCAGCAACAGCTGCGTTGATTACGCCTCCAACAAACGAACCAACTCCAGGAATCATTTTTATGAGATTTCCTGCAATTGCTTTACCTGCATTCTTAACACCAATTGCAGTAAGCAAGCCTGCCACAGCAGCAGCCCCTCCTGCAAATTTAAGTCCGTAAACATTCAATACCGCAAGAACAAGTCCAGTCTGTATCGGAATCAATATTACGGCATCACTGTATGGTATGGGAGAAGCACCAACTGTAGCTGCAGCTGCTGTTGCAGCAATAATTCTCTTTTTCGCCTGACTTTCCTTCTCTTTCAAGCCCTTCTTCATCGCACTCGCAAAACGATCTTTGCACATTTCGGGCAT is a window of uncultured Fibrobacter sp. DNA encoding:
- a CDS encoding phospholipase D-like domain-containing protein yields the protein MPIFTKYIQNEEHYSEVISRIMSVRNNLWIGTADIKDVYVKQDGETIPLLGQLAALLKRGVGVRLIHAKEPGPNFREDFDRFPILVTDLERVMCPRVHFKMMIFDLETAYIGSANLTGAGIGMKSSLRRNFEAGILTNDPALVEPAIEQFDTLWMGSHCKKCGRQEFCGDRIK
- a CDS encoding putative toxin-antitoxin system toxin component, PIN family; this translates as MYYAVVDTNILVSAALAKDRLQSVPYAVFQGISKHLFTPIVDENIVEEYCEVMSRSKFRWNASYGQHFVDEILKYAINEPVAPTDFTLPDADDRIFYDVAFAHRDKNAYIVTGNIKHFPNVPFAISARNFLDLINPVQSQMVVNDVAVSYSASTLMSALHALNEEALKNGSAGMSEEEIEAEIKAARAERK
- a CDS encoding type II toxin-antitoxin system RelB/DinJ family antitoxin, which produces MATSILQIRVDDKLKDEVSDLFESLGMDIPTAVRIFFKRAVIERGLPFKVSEHPTMSESSGLMSALRALNDDALKNGSAGMSEAEIEEEIKAARAERKKRVLRSR
- a CDS encoding GTPase domain-containing protein, with product MIYLENKAKTALNAMILGQTGVGKSSLINYLFGLDGKNELAAGAGTPITPEGEFAKKTISRESLDITIYDSWGLENKRIEKWEKTIFDKIDSLKSSFETQIHAIIYCISYSKSRIQNFEIQFISDLLKKNEHVIIVLNQADCGTAETKQEYHRILSEGLSKFNGLYDVVEARSVAKPKIGQSAIPCFQFGKEDVFKAISANYLIYLVLQKMGAWESHVDAVIRNVAKIDNPNFDKINDSMAESVLKSFAPPKVAVIGAFALKLLSNWANLPFGELTQSVVGEANESLTSVIKEINRHIKNFQKDLHVDSMLFAWGEYVNPGNRVVGVWSKLKETLLSESVKGDIQLESFLCWVKKVSADIKIKYLNTLNGNLRAKIIRDSIYKNDWKKMLVLCYSFQYLGKRISRDLFIKGVSNIDVFKSRLVEFSKKNHILPSEILVHYDDTIFGKEFFALTSDKFYYHNGDELKSIDLETNGTAIYPIMGEITKENQFSDVGIDLKRLLIAITNEFT